Genomic DNA from Vanrija pseudolonga chromosome 3, complete sequence:
TTTGTTGAATTGGATCACgcggtgggctgggcgcgcggcTGCGTCTGGAAATATCTGCGCTagtgcgccggcgcggcggcctgccTCGGCAATGcagcgacaacaacaacaacaatcaaCAACAAGCTTTACGTGTACCCCGGCGCCTATTCGGTCTCCGAGCAACAAGGGTCTGTGCATTCGCCACGTTGGCTACACGTGtatgtggcgtggcgtggcttACGTCCGAACCCTGTCagttgacctcgtcgtcggaagTCCGGACCGGCGGCGTTGTGACTCCGTTCTGTACGCTGAGGGCCGCAAAGTGACGGCAAGTGCGGTAACAGGCGGGGCGACATCCCCAACCACAACGCCGTACGGCCGGGCCAGACTCGGGTGTCATTAAAACCTCTGCTGCAGTTGTATCTCTCTGTATCTCACTCACGCACATCGCATCGCACACAATGACAGTAGCAACAGACTATGCCGACACCAAGCCATTGCTGATCATCGTCATGGTGAGTGGGAAGCTGGGCagcggaggcggcgacgtcgtcgtcgaggctggcTCCGTCGTCGACTCTCACAGGTCGTGTGCTCACACTGCAGGGCCCGGCATCATGGTGCGCACCCTCCTCGGACAACTGTGCATAGCAGCCAAGCTGACCCAGCCCAGCGGCAAGAGCACcatcggcgaggagctcgccgacagcCTCCACATCCCCTTctacgacggcgacgacctgcaCCCCAAGGCCAACGTCGACAAGATGAGCGCCGGCCACCcgctcaacgacgacgaccgcctgCCGTGGCTCAAGCTCATCCGCGCCCACGGCGAGgctgacgcccgccgcgcgtggGAGAATGGAGACGGGCGTAACCCCGAcaaggagcgcgccgagggcaagctgGGCCGCCCGGCCATCGTCATCACCTGCTCGGCGCTCAAGAAGTGGTACCGGGATATCCTGCGcggggacgccgaggtgcccCCCGGAGAGCACAACCATGTGAGtgtgcgcgagcgagcagccgGAGGCTGCGAGCGGAGCGCAGGCGGGGTTGAGTGGATGGCGAAGAGgtgcgtcgacgtcgtcgctgcgtCGACACGCACACACCGCACCGGCAACGATGTTACCTTTCAGAATCGCTCCGAGCCCTCGGGCAGGAGGACAACACGATAACTGAGCCGCTACGACGTGCAACAGCGACGTCGTCCCGCCCCAGCCACCGCTGCCTCACCGACGCAAGCAcagcgctgacacccccTAGCCCAAACTCCGCACCATCTTCGTGTACTGCAAGGGCTCcgaggagctgctcaaggcgcgcatcgccgcgcgcgtgggcCACTTCATGAAGCCCAACATGCTGGCGTCGCAGCTCGCCACGCTGGAGGATCCCTCGAACGAGCCGGGCGTCGTGGTTGTCGATATTGCTGCGTCAaaggaggaggtcgcggagcgcgcgctgaGCGGGACGCGCGCAGTCGTCAAGGAGCTGGACGCGAGGGGGCTTTAGGTTTCGTttgtctgtctgtctgtcaCTGCATGCACTGGGTTTCTGGAGATGTTGTCGATGCATGGAGAGCCGGTGGGCCGATGGTC
This window encodes:
- the SPAC4G9.12 gene encoding putative gluconokinase is translated as MTVATDYADTKPLLIIVMGPASCGKSTIGEELADSLHIPFYDGDDLHPKANVDKMSAGHPLNDDDRLPWLKLIRAHGEADARRAWENGDGRNPDKERAEGKLGRPAIVITCSALKKWYRDILRGDAEVPPGEHNHPKLRTIFVYCKGSEELLKARIAARVGHFMKPNMLASQLATLEDPSNEPGVVVVDIAASKEEVAERALSGTRAVVKELDARGL